The Gossypium hirsutum isolate 1008001.06 chromosome A13, Gossypium_hirsutum_v2.1, whole genome shotgun sequence nucleotide sequence CAATCAATATGAGCAGAGACATAGCTGGTAATTTATGAAGaaaactataatttttagaatcaaACATCACAGGCATACCATTTCCATGCCAAGGGCTCGATATTTTCCAAAAGCTTCAGGTGTAATATATTCTGATACGGGCATGTGACGCTTTGATGGTCTCATGTACTGACCGAATGTCATTACATCAACACCTGCTGCTCTGACCTTCTCCATTGTTTTCACAACTTGATCAGGCGTTTCTCCACATCCTAACATAATCGAAGTCTTGGTAAGTGTTCCAGCAGGAACATACTCTTTGGCCATCATTAGAACATCCAAAGATTGCTTAAAATTAGCACGGTGATCACGTACAACCCTTTGAAGTTCTTCAACAGTCTCGATATTATGAGCAAAGACGTCCAATCCAGATTTTGCAACTTTCTCTACACAGGCAGCATCTGCCCGGAAATCAGGAACTAAAAGATTGAAAACAGTGCAAGCCAAAATCAGCTAAGATGTACGAACTCAGACTGGATAAGAAATCCTGAAGAGGTAAATAAGAAAGAACAGCCCCtcattgcaatttttttttatgtcaaACTACAGAATTTTGTGAAAATAAATCCCTAACAACCATAAATGCCGAAACCTGATTAAGGATTTTACTTCTACAAGGGCATTTACTTATTATCTATATATAGAAAGGAGCTAAGCATCAACCTTCAGTGTCAGAGGACATGCCGataagtaaaaattttaagtaaagCTTAAGGTGTAATTGATACCCAAGGCTTCTATAAGCATATTTGGCTTCAAAGTTTTCAACTTCTCAACGGTTTCCGCAAAATGCCCACTTCCTTGATCAGCCAAATCATCCCGGTCCACGCTCGTAATCACCACGTAATCCAAACCCCACGATGCAATTGCCTCCGCAACATTCCTCGGTTCATCGGGATCTGGTGGAGGCGGCGTTCGCGACGTCTTCACGTTGCAAAACCTGGAAAGatcacaaacaataaaatttgataagtaaatatatatatatttataggcATCACATttactttttacttaaaaaaagaaGGAATACCTGCAACCGCGAGTACAAGTATCACCCAGGATCATTATGGTGGCAGTTGCGGTCCCAGTCTCGCCACCGGACCAGCACTCGCCAAGATTGGGGCATCGAGCTTCTTCGCAGACAGTGTGGAGTTTTAATTCCCTTAATTTGGCTTTAATCTGAACGTATTTTTCGCCGCCGGGAATGGATTCTCTCATCCATTTGGGCTTAGGGAGCGGTTTTTTCTTGGTGCCGACTTCGACCGAATAGAGGTTATTGGTTTGGAGACCGAAAAAATCGGAGAGGGTGGGAGATTCGGCGGCAAGGCGGGCCCGGAGGCCAGCAAGGGTGGGAGGGAAATCGGGTTTGGTGGGGGTAGGTGAATCGATGGTGGATGAGAAGGGCCTTGCCTTTGCGGCGGATGATATGGCACGAACAACAGAGGTAAAGCGAGATTGCATCATTTCTCCTCTCTATTTCTAGCTTCTCTTTTCAGGTGGTCAAGTGAAAAGAGATGAGGATGGTGTTGAGATGGCTTTGGTGAGGATGGGAGGGGAATGGGTGGCTAGTTCCACCTTCACCTGCGCTGCTGATTTGTCAGTTTTCAGTTATTAGATTTGGGCTTCCTTTTGGACTTCAAATATTTGTTGTTGGGCTTTTAATAACTGCTCTTTTCCCTTCAGGCTGGGGATATCGTGGGTGCTGGATCTCTcccttattcattcattttctatAAGCTTCTCATAATAGGATGAATGGATGGTCCACCCATAcatcatcaatttttaattcataCTTTCACTTCAATTCAAtacattgtttaaaaaaaaaaaaagtttcaatcGATTTTTTAATTCAACTTAATTGATTGATAACAAATCACGAATCCATCATCTAATTCTTATTTCAAATTGat carries:
- the LOC107894131 gene encoding lipoyl synthase, mitochondrial — encoded protein: MMQSRFTSVVRAISSAAKARPFSSTIDSPTPTKPDFPPTLAGLRARLAAESPTLSDFFGLQTNNLYSVEVGTKKKPLPKPKWMRESIPGGEKYVQIKAKLRELKLHTVCEEARCPNLGECWSGGETGTATATIMILGDTCTRGCRFCNVKTSRTPPPPDPDEPRNVAEAIASWGLDYVVITSVDRDDLADQGSGHFAETVEKLKTLKPNMLIEALVPDFRADAACVEKVAKSGLDVFAHNIETVEELQRVVRDHRANFKQSLDVLMMAKEYVPAGTLTKTSIMLGCGETPDQVVKTMEKVRAAGVDVMTFGQYMRPSKRHMPVSEYITPEAFGKYRALGMEMGFRYVASGPMVRSSYKAGEFYIKSMIESDRSAAAS